In one window of Oryza sativa Japonica Group chromosome 9, ASM3414082v1 DNA:
- the LOC4346457 gene encoding GDSL esterase/lipase At2g42990 isoform X1, translating into MSPVGWLVLLLPALLRRGSSGVAAAGKVPAVIVFGDSSVDTGNNNFIPTIARSNFWPYGRDYADGLPTGRFSNGRLATDFISEAFGLPPCIPAYLDTNLTIDQLASGVSFASAATGLDNATAGVLSVITIGEQLQYFREYKERLRIAKGEAEAGEIIGEALYIWSIGTNDFIENYYNLPERRMQYTVAEYEAYLLGLAESAIRDVHSLGGRKMDFTGLTPMGCLPAERIGNRDNPGECNEDYNAVARSFNGKLQGLAARLNKDLPGLQLVYADTYKILASVVDKPADYGFENAVQGCCGTGLFEAGYFCSLSTSLLCQNANKYVFFDAIHPTEKMYKIIADTVMNTTLNVFL; encoded by the exons atgtcGCCAGTCGGGTGGTTGGTCTTGTTGTTGCCGGCGCTGCTGCGGCGGGGCAGCAGCGGGGTGGCTGCGGCGGGGAAGGTGCCGGCGGTGATCGTGTTCGGCGACTCGTCGGTGGACACGGGCAACAACAACTTCATCCCGACGATCGCGCGGAGCAACTTCTGGCCGTACGGGCGCGACTACGCTGACGGCCTCCCCACCGGCCGCTTCTCCAACGGCCGCCTCGCCACCGACTTCATCTCCGAGGCCTTCGGACTCCCTCCCTGCATCCCTGCCTACCTCGACACCAACCTCACCATCGACCAGCTCGCCTCCGGCGTCtccttcgcctccgccgccaccggcctcgACAACGCCACCGCCGGAGTCCTA TCCGTGATCACGATTGGCGAGCAGCTTCAGTACTTCAGGGAGTACAAGGAGAGGCTGAGGATCGCCAAGGGGGAGGCTGAAGCCGGCGAGATCATCGGCGAGGCGCTCTACATCTGGAGCATCGGCACCAACGACTTCATCGAGAACTACTACAACCTGCCGGAGCGGCGGATGCAGTACACGGTGGCGGAGTACGAGGCGTACCTGCTGGGGCTCGCCGAGTCCGCCATCCGCGACGTGCACTCCCTCGGCGGCCGGAAGATGGACTTCACCGGGCTGACGCCGATGGGGTGCCTCCCCGCCGAGCGCATCGGCAACCGCGACAACCCCGGCGAGTGCAACGAGGACTACAACGCCGTCGCCCGGAGCTTCAACGGCAAGCTTCAGGGGCTCGCCGCCAGGCTCAACAAGGACCTCCCCGGCCTCCAACTCGTCTACGCCGACACCTACAAGATCCTCGCCTCCGTCGTCGACAAGCCGGCCGACTACG GTTTTGAAAATGCAGTGCAAGGTTGCTGTGGGACAGGACTCTTCGAGGCCGGTTACTTCTGCAGCTTGAGCACCTCGTTGTTATGTCAAAATGCCAACAAATACGTCTTCTTTGATGCAATCCATCCCACGGAGAAAATGTACAAGATCATTGCCGATACAGTCATGAACACCACACTTAATGTGTTCCTATAA
- the LOC4346456 gene encoding multiple organellar RNA editing factor 8, chloroplastic/mitochondrial, whose translation MVSASRFVLLSRLPAAAASSRFLRPLAAAGSLLPAALAPFAPPAAGARCFATQPATSSLRDSSPNWSNRPPKETILLDGCDFEHWLVVMDPPPGDPSNPEPTRDEIIDGYIKTLAQIVGSEDEARHKIYSVSTRHYFAFGALVSEELSYKLKELPKVRWVLPDSYLDVRNKDYGGEPFINGEAVPYDPKYHEEWVRNNARANERTRRNDRPRNFDRSRNFERRRENMHNFQNRDVPPGQGFNSPPPPGQGPVLPRDAPPMPPPPSPPNPGAPPSYQPHAPNPQAGYTNYQGGVPGYQGRAPGYQGGNQEYRGPPPPPPSAYQGNNPGYQGGGPGYHGGNPPPYQAGNPPPYQAGNPVFAGGAPGYQGQGGNPSYQQGSDNYNAGAPAYKRDEPGRNYQ comes from the exons ATGGTGTCGGCGTCGCGCTTCGTCCTCCTCTCgaggctccccgccgccgccgcctcctcccgcttcctccgcccgctcgccgccgcggggagCCTCCTGCCGGCGGCGCTTGCCCCCTTCGCCCCGCCCGCGGCGGGGGCCAGGTGCTTCGCCACGCAGCCGGCGACCTCGTCGCTGCGGGACTCGTCGCCGAACTGGAGCAACCGGCCCCCCAAGGAGACGATCCTCCTAGACGGGTGCGACTTCGAGCACTGGCTGGTCGTCATGGACCCGCCCCCCGGCGATCCCTCCAACCCCGAGCCCACCCGCGATGAGATTATCGACGGCTACATCAAAACCCTCGCCCAGATCGTTGGAAG TGAGGACGAAGCACGGCATAAGATATACTCAGTGTCAACTCGGCATTACTTTGCTTTTGGTGCTCTTGTATCTGAGGAACTCTCCTACAAACTCAAAG AGTTGCCCAAGGTCCGCTGGGTTCTTCCAGACTCATATCTGGATGTCAGAAATAAGGACTATGGAG GAGAGCCTTTTATAAATGGAGAAGCTGTTCCTTATGACCCTAAGTACCATGAGGAGTGGGTGAGAAACAATGCACGTGCCAATGAAAGGACCCGACGCAATGATAGGCCTAGAAACTTTGACAGGTCAAGGAATTTCGAGAGGAGAAGGGAGAACATGCACAACTTCCAGAACAGAGATGTGCCTCCTGGGCAGGGATTCAACAGCCCTCCCCCACCAGGGCAGGGCCCAGTCCTGCCTCGTGATGCTCCTCCGATGcctccacctccatctccaCCAAATCCAGGTGCTCCTCCAAGCTACCAGCCCCATGCACCAAATCCGCAAGCAGGCTATACAAACTATCAGGGTGGTGTGCCTGGTTACCAAGGTAGAGCCCCTGGCTATCAAGGTGGCAACCAGGAATACCGAGgtccacccccacccccaccctctGCTTACCAGGGCAACAACCCTGGATACCAGGGAGGAGGGCCAGGTTACCATGGTGGCAACCCACCTCCTTATCAAGCCGGCAACCCACCTCCTTATCAAGCCGGCAACCCTGTCTTTGCTGGTGGTGCACCAGGCTACCAAGGCCAAGGAGGCAACCCTAGTTACCAGCAAGGCAGCGATAACTACAATGCCGGTGCGCCGGCCTATAAGAGGGATGAGCCAGGGAGGAATTACCAGTAG
- the LOC4346457 gene encoding GDSL esterase/lipase At2g42990 isoform X2: protein MSPVGWLVLLLPALLRRGSSGVAAAGKVPAVIVFGDSSVDTGNNNFIPTIARSNFWPYGRDYADGLPTGRFSNGRLATDFISEAFGLPPCIPAYLDTNLTIDQLASGVSFASAATGLDNATAGVLLQYFREYKERLRIAKGEAEAGEIIGEALYIWSIGTNDFIENYYNLPERRMQYTVAEYEAYLLGLAESAIRDVHSLGGRKMDFTGLTPMGCLPAERIGNRDNPGECNEDYNAVARSFNGKLQGLAARLNKDLPGLQLVYADTYKILASVVDKPADYGFENAVQGCCGTGLFEAGYFCSLSTSLLCQNANKYVFFDAIHPTEKMYKIIADTVMNTTLNVFL from the exons atgtcGCCAGTCGGGTGGTTGGTCTTGTTGTTGCCGGCGCTGCTGCGGCGGGGCAGCAGCGGGGTGGCTGCGGCGGGGAAGGTGCCGGCGGTGATCGTGTTCGGCGACTCGTCGGTGGACACGGGCAACAACAACTTCATCCCGACGATCGCGCGGAGCAACTTCTGGCCGTACGGGCGCGACTACGCTGACGGCCTCCCCACCGGCCGCTTCTCCAACGGCCGCCTCGCCACCGACTTCATCTCCGAGGCCTTCGGACTCCCTCCCTGCATCCCTGCCTACCTCGACACCAACCTCACCATCGACCAGCTCGCCTCCGGCGTCtccttcgcctccgccgccaccggcctcgACAACGCCACCGCCGGAGTCCTA CTTCAGTACTTCAGGGAGTACAAGGAGAGGCTGAGGATCGCCAAGGGGGAGGCTGAAGCCGGCGAGATCATCGGCGAGGCGCTCTACATCTGGAGCATCGGCACCAACGACTTCATCGAGAACTACTACAACCTGCCGGAGCGGCGGATGCAGTACACGGTGGCGGAGTACGAGGCGTACCTGCTGGGGCTCGCCGAGTCCGCCATCCGCGACGTGCACTCCCTCGGCGGCCGGAAGATGGACTTCACCGGGCTGACGCCGATGGGGTGCCTCCCCGCCGAGCGCATCGGCAACCGCGACAACCCCGGCGAGTGCAACGAGGACTACAACGCCGTCGCCCGGAGCTTCAACGGCAAGCTTCAGGGGCTCGCCGCCAGGCTCAACAAGGACCTCCCCGGCCTCCAACTCGTCTACGCCGACACCTACAAGATCCTCGCCTCCGTCGTCGACAAGCCGGCCGACTACG GTTTTGAAAATGCAGTGCAAGGTTGCTGTGGGACAGGACTCTTCGAGGCCGGTTACTTCTGCAGCTTGAGCACCTCGTTGTTATGTCAAAATGCCAACAAATACGTCTTCTTTGATGCAATCCATCCCACGGAGAAAATGTACAAGATCATTGCCGATACAGTCATGAACACCACACTTAATGTGTTCCTATAA
- the LOC4346458 gene encoding upstream activation factor subunit spp27 encodes MVLRRATAAVGDCPKKVAKLVDLVNLPTALREFAGGQSQMSHLSFFLRVWSHIKSNNLQDPSNRNIVNCDDKLKTVLLGRSKVELSELPMLVKLHFPKFPKS; translated from the exons ATGGTGCTGCGGCGGGCTACTGCGGCGGTGGGCGATTGCCCGAAGAAGGTGGCGAAGCTGGTGGACCTGGTGAACCTTCCGACAGCCCTGAGGGAGTTCGCGGGGGGCCAGTCCCAGATGTCCcacctctctttcttcctccgCGTCTGGTCACATATCAAGAGCAACAACCTCCAG GACCCATCTAATAGGAACATTGTAAACTGTGATGACAAGCTGAAGACTGTATTATTGGGTAGGTCTAAAGTGGAGCTCTCTGAACTCCCAATGCTTGTCAAGCTGCATTTTCCCAAATTTCCAAAGTCATAA